From the genome of Vicia villosa cultivar HV-30 ecotype Madison, WI linkage group LG2, Vvil1.0, whole genome shotgun sequence, one region includes:
- the LOC131646441 gene encoding probable indole-3-pyruvate monooxygenase YUCCA10, whose protein sequence is MQEYTVVIVGGGPSGLVVRHLAISALLTQNSISHVILEKEECNASLWRKNAYDRLNLHLASEFCSLPLMPHPSSGPTYLTKDQFLQYIDKYVDHFDIKPRYYRVVESAKYDDVRNKWTVEAQNTVEGTLEVYGAKFLVIASGENNEGFIPNVTGLGQFEGEVVHSKYYKSGKNYKSKDVLVVGCGNSGMEIAYDLHNWGVSTSIVIRNPLHVFTRDMIRTGMHLVQYLPVYIADTIITLHAKFKYGDLSKYGIYRPKEGPLYLKNITGKSAVIDVGTIEKIKEGAIKVVPSGIKKIVKKNVIFENNMEKEFDAIVFATGYKSVANGWLKDYKYALNEKGFPKNPFPKHWKGERGLYCAGLARKGLFGVKKDAEAIAEDINQTLKLEN, encoded by the exons cgtgcgacacctagCAATTTCAGCTTTACTAACCCAAAACTCCATCTCTCATGTTATTCTTGAAAAAGAAGAGTGCAATGCTTCTCTTTGGAGGAAAAATGCTTATGATCGCTTAAACCTTCACTTAGCTAGTGAGTTTTGCTCTTTACCTCTCATGCCACACCCATCCTCTGGCCCAACATACCTAACCAAAGACCAATTTCTTCAATACATAGATAAATATGTCGATCATTTTGACATAAAACCTCGTTATTATCGCGTCGTTGAGTCTGCTAAGTATGATGACGTTAGAAACAAATGGACGGTTGAAGCACAAAACACCGTAGAAGGTACATTGGAAGTTTATGGGGCAAAGTTTCTTGTGATTGCCTCAGGCGAAAATAATGAAGGTTTTATTCCTAATGTGACTGGATTAGGGCAATTTGAAGGAGAGGTGGTACACTCCAAGTACTACAAATCTGGAAAAAATTATAAATCAAAAGATGTTTTGGTTGTTGGGTGTGGTAACTCGGGAATGGAGATTGCATACGATCTCCATAACTGGGGTGTTAGCACTTCCATTGTTATTCGAAATCCG CTTCATGTCTTCACCAGAGATATGATTCGTACAGGGATGCACTTGGTGCAATATTTACCTGTTTATATTGCAGATACAATCATTACACTTCATGCAAAATTCAAGTATGGTGATCTGTCCAAATACGGGATTTATCGTCCTAAAGAAGGACCATTATATCTCAAAAACATTACAGGAAAATCTGCTGTTATTGATGTTGGAACCATTGAAAAAATTAAGGAAGGAGCTATAAAGGTTGTACCTTCGGGTATAAAGAAAATTGTGAAGAAGAATGTTATCTTTGAAAACAACATGGAGAAAGAGTTTGATGCCATTGTTTTTGCTACCGGCTACAAAAGCGTAGCTAATGGATGGCTTAAG gaTTACAAATATGCTCTTAATGAGAAAGGATTTCCTAAAAATCCTTTTCCAAAACATTGGAAGGGAGAACGTGGATTGTACTGTGCGGGACTAGCAAGAAAAGGTTTGTTTGGGGTAAAAAAGGATGCTGAGGCAATTGCAGAAGATATCAACCAAACTCTTAAGTTGGAGAATTAA